The genomic window TGTATGCTGTGCTTGGTGGGTTGGAATAATATGAGAGTTTCTGATGCAAAAGATGATGCTTTAAGTTATGTCTGCGGGATGGGCTTGAGTGGTTTTATTCACTCTCGTCGTGTTAATGTTTTGTGTGGGCTTATTGACCGTGTTTTTACCTTGAAAGGTGCAGATATTGTAGGCTTAGAGCGAGTTAAAGGCTCCGATGTTCGCAAAAAAAAATGCTGCCTGTGCAAAATAAATACACGCGGGCGATAGCAAAATCCCTCGCTCAGAGAAGGAGCCGGAGTTCAGACAACCAGCCGGAGGCGTCCCTGGCGGTCGCGTTCGAGGGCGAGCGGTGCGCCGAAGGCCTGGCTGAGCGTTTCGGAGGAGAGCGCCTCGCCCACCGGCCCGGCGGCGAGAACCCGCCCCTTGCGCAACACGAGCACATGCGAAATTTCGGGGAAAATCTCCTCCACGTGGTGGGTGACGAGGATCATCGCCGGTCCGTTCTTGAGGGCGGCGAGCTTACGCAGGCGGGTGAGGAAGTGCTCCCGGGCCACCGGGTCGAGTCCGGCGCAGGGCTCGTCGAGGATGAGCAGACGCGGGTCGGCCATGAGGGCGCGGGCGATGAAGACCTTTTGGCGCTCGCCTTGGCTGAGCACTTCCCAACGGCGCTCGGCCAGGTGGCGCACGCCGAGCTTACCCAGGCAACGCAGGGCCTTGTCCGTCGGGATGGACTTCGAGCGGGTCCAGAAGCCCAGTTGCGCGGTGCCGCCGGAGAGCACGGTGTTGAGCGCGTCCTCGCCGGGGGGGATGCGCCGGGTGAGGGCGTTGCTGACGATCCCGATGCGCAGGCGCACCTCGTTCCAGTCGGTCTCGCCGTAGGCGTCACCGTCGAAGACGATTTCGCCGGAGGAGGGCGTCAGGTATGCGGTGATGGCCGAGAGCAGGGAGGTCTTGCCGCAGCCGTTGGCCCCGAGGATGGCCCAGTGCTGCCCGCGCTCGACGCGCCAGTCGATGCGGCGCAGGATATGGGTGTCGCCGCGCATCACGGCCAGCCCCTCGACGGATAAAAGCGGTGTCGGTTCTGTGGACATGGGAAAGGGAAATTATTTAACCGCAAAGGCGCCAAGGCGCAAAGAGAATGCAGAGGTAACGTTTTCTAGAGCGGTTTAAATAAAGTCGTAGCCGCCTGCTAAAAGGCCGAATGGCTAAATGGCTAATTGTTATTTCCTGCGTTCGGCATCCAACAATTAACCATTTAACCATTCAATTATTGTGGCTACAGTATTTTTTAAAACGCTCTAAAAACACTGTGTCCTCGCCTCGGTTGAGGGTTTTTATTCCACGCCGAGGTACTGGGATACGGAGAATACAGCCAGACTGATGGGGCGGTCCCCTCTTTGTGTGCTTCGTGTCTTCTTTGTGTGCTTCGTGACCAGTCTCCCCTCAAAGGAGCGGCCCGGTCAGCCGGAGGGCGTTTTCGAGCAGGCGCTGGTGGAAGCGGCGCTTTTTCCATTCGGCCAGGTGAACCATTTCGGCGTTGTCGATGTAGC from Ruficoccus amylovorans includes these protein-coding regions:
- a CDS encoding ABC transporter ATP-binding protein; its protein translation is MSTEPTPLLSVEGLAVMRGDTHILRRIDWRVERGQHWAILGANGCGKTSLLSAITAYLTPSSGEIVFDGDAYGETDWNEVRLRIGIVSNALTRRIPPGEDALNTVLSGGTAQLGFWTRSKSIPTDKALRCLGKLGVRHLAERRWEVLSQGERQKVFIARALMADPRLLILDEPCAGLDPVAREHFLTRLRKLAALKNGPAMILVTHHVEEIFPEISHVLVLRKGRVLAAGPVGEALSSETLSQAFGAPLALERDRQGRLRLVV